TGCGGGTGGCGCTGCTGCTGCTCCTGCTGCTGTCGCTGGGCGCGATCCCCGGCTCGCTGATCCCGCAGAGCGGCGTCGACGAGATGAAGGTCGCCGAGTTCCGCGACCGGCACGACGTCCTCGGGCCGCTCTACGACAAGCTCGGCCTCTTCCACGTCTACAGCTCGGTGTGGTTCTCCGCGATCTACATCCTGCTGTTCGTCTCCCTCATCGGCTGCATCGTCCCGCGCACCTGGCAGTTCGTCGGCCAGCTCCGCAGCCGGCCGCCCGGCGCGCCCCGGCGCCTGGACCGGCTGCCCGCGTACACCACCTGGCGCACCGGTGCCGAGCCCGAGCAGGTCCGCGCGGCCGCGCTCCAGCTGCTGGGCGGGCGCCGCTTCCGCGCCCACACGGTCGGCGACGCCGTCGCCGCCGAGAAGGGCTACGTGCGCGAGGCCGGCAACCTGCTCTTCCACATCGCGCTGATCGTGATGCTGATCGCCTTCGGCTGGGGCCAGCTGTTCAAGTACGAGGGCAACAAGCTGATCCTGGAGGGCGACGGCTTCTCCAACACGCTCACCCAGTACGACGACTTCAAGTCCGGCAACCTCTTCGACCCGGACCACGACCTGACCCCCTTCAGCTTCAGCCTGAAGGACTTCCACGGCACCTACGAGGCGAGCGGCCCCAACCGCGGCACCCCGCGCGTCTACGAGGCCGAGGTCAGCTACAGCGAAGGCGCCTACGGCAAGGAGCGGACGACCACCATCAAGGTCAACGAGCCGCTGGAGATCGACGGCTCGAAGGTCTACCTCACCGCCCACGGCTACGCGCCCATCGTCACCATCAAGGACGCCAAGGGCAACGTCGTCATGGACCACGAGGCGACCGCGCTGCTGCCGCTGGACTCCAACGTCACCTCCTCCGGCGCCGTCATGGTCCGGGACGGCTACCGCAACGCCGAGGGGAAGAAGGAGCAGCTCGGCTTCAACGCCTTCTTCCTGCCGACCTACGGCGGCGAGGGCAGCACGATGCTGTCGACCTTCCCCGCGCTGATCAACCCGATGCTGGCGCTCTCCGCCTACCACGGCGACCTCGGGGTGGACGCGGGCTTCGCCAAGAGCATCTACCAGCTCGACAAGACCAACCTGGAGGAGTTCAAGGACTCCGACGGCAAGCTGTTCAAGAAGCAGCTCAAGGTCGGCGACACCATGACCCTCCCGAACGGCGCCGGCACGGTCACCTTCGACGGCGTCCAGGAATGGGCCAACTTCCAGGTCACCGAGCAGCCCGCCAGCGGCTGGGCGCTCGCCGGTTCCGTCGCCGCGATCCTCGGCCTCGCCGGCTCCCTGTTCATCCAGCGCCGCCGCGTCTGGGTGCGGGCCGTCCAGGGCCCCGACGGGGTGACCGTCGTGGAGATGGCCGGCCTCGGGCGCAGCGAGTCCGCGAAGGTCCCCGAGGAGCTCGGCGACCTCGCCGCGGCCCTGTACGAGCGGGCGCCCGACGCGCCGAAGAACGACGACGACACCCCCGATTCCCCCGACACCCACGTCGTACCTGCCGAAGGGGCTGAGAAGTGACTCTCGCCGCCGCAACCGATCTGGCCGCCGCGACCAACGAGAACCTCGCGAACATCAGCAACACGCTGATCTACTCCGCGATGGCGGTCTACACCCTGGCGTTCTTCGCCTACATCGCCGAGTGGCTCTTCGGCAGCCGCAGCAAGGTGGGACGCACCGCCGCCGCGCTCACCGCGACGGGCGAGACCAAGGCGAGGACCGGCCCGGCGGTCACCGTGCAGAAGGCCGGCGGCACCGCCGTACTGGAGCGGCCGCAGGTCGTCGTGCGCTCGGCGACCGGCTCCCGCGACGTCCCCGACGGCCCGGGGGCGCACGGTGGCACCGTGCAGGGCGACCTGTACGGACGGATCGCCATCTCCCTCACCGCGCTCGCCTTCGTCATCGAGTTCGGCGGCGTGCTCGCCCGCGCCCTGTCGGTGAAGCGGGCGCCGTGGGGCAACATGTACGAGTTCAACATCACGTTCACGACGGTCGCCGTCGGCGTGTACCTGGCGCTGCTCGTCCTGAAGAAGAACGTCCGCTGGCTCGGCCTCCCCCTGACCACCACGGTCCTGCTCGACCTCGGCCTCGCCGTCACGGTCCTGTACACCGCCAGCGACCAGCTCGTCCCCGCGCTCCACTCGTACTGGCTGTACATCCACGTCTCCACCGCGATCTTCTGCGGAGCGGTGTTCTACGTCGGCGCGGTCGCCACGATCATGTACCTCTTCAAGGACAGCTTCGAGAGCAAGCTCGCCTCCGGCGGCACGCCCGGCCGGTTCGCCGCCTCGGTCCTGGACCGGCTGCCCGCCGCGGCCTCCCTCGACAAGTTCGCCTACCGCGTCAACGCCGCCGTCTTCCCGCTGTGGACGTTCACGATCATCGCGGGTGCGATCTGGGCGGGCGACGCGTGGGGCCGCTACTGGGGCTGGGACCCCAAGGAGGTCTGGTCCTTCATCACCTGGGTCGCCTACGCCGGCTACCTGCACGCCCGCGCCACCGCCGGCTGGAAGGGCCGCAAGGCCGCCTACCTGGCCCTGCTCGCCTTCGGCTGCTGGCTGTTCAACTACTACGGCGTCAACATCTTCGTCTCCGGCAAGCACTCCTACGCGGACGTGGGCCTGGGCGCGTTGCAGTCGGTGGGCTTCTGAGTCCTCCCCGGTGAAGGCCGGTTCCGGTGACCGAGGTCACGGGGACCGGCCTTCGTCGTGCGGACGGCCACGGCGAGGAGTCCCGCTCCTAGGGGCGGGCGCGCGCCACGCCGGTGATGATGTCCCGCAGCCGTTCCACGTACAGGCTCAGGTTCTTGTGCGCGACGTCGGTGTCCGGGTGGCGGGCGGCGAACCACAGGCCCTCCGGGAGGCGGGTGACCCAGGCGCACACCTGGTCGCCGTAGGAGACGCGCAGCAGGGCGTACGCCGAGAGGTCCGGCCAGTGGCCGGCGCCGGGGACGCCGCGGGCGTCGACGTAGGACACGATCGAGTACAGGTCCGGTGACACCGGGCGGAAGTCGGTGCCGAGCAGGCGCAGCACCCGGTCGATGGGCATGCGGGACATCCGCCGGTTGGCCTGGAGCTCGGCCCGCACGGTCCGCAGGGCGGTGGGGAAGTCGTGGGCCCGGGCCGCCGGGACCTCGATGGGAGCGCCGCCGACGTACCAGCCCACGGACTCCGACCACTGGGACCGGGACCTGGTGTGGAACGGCACGACCGTGCGGTACACCGGCTCACCGCCGATCTCGTGGACGGCGAGCGCGGTGGCGGCCAGGACGCCGGCCAGGCTGCCTCCGTGGCGTCGGCAGTACGCCTCGAAGGCGGCGGCGTCGGCCGCGTCCACCAGCGGCTCGCGCAACAGCCGCTGTTCGGGCAGCGGGCCGCCCGGCTCCAGGCCGAGGTCGACCGGGAAGGAGGGCAGCCGCCCGTCGCACCGCCGGATGAACTCCCGCCAGCGGGCGACGATGTCGTGGTCGCCGTCGATCCGGTCGGCCTCCGCGCGCTCCGCCTCGCAGAAGTCGACGTAGCTGCCGACCGGCGGCTCCTCCAGGGTGCGGCCCTCGACGCCGGCCCGGTACAGCTCGTGCACCTCGGCGGGGATGCGGTAGAGGGAGTAGGCGTCGACGTTGCTGTGGTCGAAGGCCATGTAGACGCTGACGCCGTCGTCCCGGACGACCGCCGTGTAGATGAGGTTGGGCCAGCGCAGCGCGTCCGCGACGCCGTCGAAGCGTGCCTGGAGGTGGCGGGCCAGGTCCGTCGCGTCCGGGAAGTCCCCGACGTCCTCACGGCGCAGGGCCACCGCGTCCGCGTCGAGCGTGAACCGGCGCATGGTGTCGTCGGCCCCTCCGCTGAAGCGGAAACCGCTGCGCAGCGTCTCGTGGCGCAGGGTCCAGGCGCGCAGCGCCTCCTGGAGCACGTCCAGGTCGACCGGGCCGGGGAGGTCGAAGGCCGTGCCGAGCCAGGTCGGCACGAACAGGCCGTCGTCGCGGAGCGAGCGCGCCGTGCGGATGTGCGACTCCTGGATGTACGCCGGTGGCCGCGCGTCCTCGGGCAGGGCCGCCGCGACCTCGACGGTCGCCGGACTGAGCGTCCACTCGACGAGGTGCCCGGGCCGGATCTCGCAGCGGTGGATGTCGGTCAGTCGCACGAGGGGTCTCCGTTCGCAGATGTAACAGACCCGACCAAGGGAATGCCGTGGGCGCGACCGTGTACCCCGAGTGTCGGCACTCTTCAACGAAACGGATGGCCCCTCGAACGGCGGTACGGTCGCCGCCGTTCACTCCGCCCGGTCGTACCCGAGGTAGGCGTCGAGGGCTCCCGCGCCCGCCAGCATCGCCCGGGTCCGCGCGGTGAGGGCCCGCCCCCGTGCCCCGAGCGCGGCCCGCAGCGCCTCGCTGCTGCCCTCGCGCCGCAGGCCGTCCAGGACGGGGCGGATCTGCTCGAACAGGTGGTGGGCGCCGCGCAGGGTGTGGACGAGCCGGGCGTCCCGGACGTCGGCGGGGTCGAACACCCGGTACCCGGTGCCGCGTTCACGCCGGGGCGTGAGCAGACCCGCCGCCTCCCACACCCGCAGCGCGGACGTCCGTACGCCGATCAGCGCGGCCACCTCGCCGATGCGCAGTCCGCCGGAGCGGGGCGGCGGTCCGGGCTCCTCGCGGGCCAGTTCCTCCAGTGCCGCGCTCGCGGCCCGCAGGGAGACCCGCTCCGCGTGCAGGGCCGCGTGTGCGCCGTCGACGAGCGCGAGCGCGCCCGGTACGTCGCCCTCGTGCACGGTCCGCATGATCCGCGTCGCCGCCACCGGCCCGTACCCCTTCTGCAGCGTCCGGTACGTCAGGAGCGCCTGCCGGTGCCGTTCGCCGAAGACGCGGTAGCCGGACTCGGTCCGGTCCGCCGGGGGAAGGACGCCGGCGTCCTCGTAGTTGCGGATCTGCTGCGTCGAGAGGCCGGCCTGGCGAGCCAGGTCGACGGTGCGCAGCCGGCGGTCGTTGGTCATCGACGAGAAGGGTAGGCCCGGGCGGAGACTGGTGATTCACGCGATGCGGGAAGCGGGGGCGGGCCCCGACACTGCGGGGACCTTGCCACCACCCACTCCCGCACGGAGGTGCCGATGTCCGGCCCGCTCACGAGACGTACGCCGAGAAACCACTCCGTATTGTCATGGCCGCGACGGTTAAGGGGGGCGCTGTCGGGCGTCATCCTGCTGTCGGCGGTCGCCCTGACCGCCGTCCCCACCGCGCTCGCCACCCCCGCGGCCGCGGCCGACGCGCCGACCGTCACCACCCGCTACGGGCAGGTGCGCGGCGCGACGGGGGAGACCACCCACGACTACCTGGGCATCCCCTACGCCGCTCCGCCGGTCGGCGACCTGCGCTGGAAGCCGCCCGCGGCGCCCGAGCGCTGGACGGGCGTCCGTGACGCCACGGCCCCCGGCAACCCCTGCATGCAGGCGAACTCGTCGACCCCCTGGGGCGATCTGGCCGGGCCCGGCACCCCGAGCGAGGACTGCCTCTACCTCAACGTGCACACGCCCACCGCGCGTTCCGTGACGAAGCGGCCGGTGATGGTCTGGATCCACGGCGGCGGCTTCACCATCGGCTCCGGCGCCTTCTACGACGGCGGAAACCTGGCCACCCGGGGCGACACGGTCGTCGTCACCCTCAACTACCGCCTCGGCGCCTTCGGTTACCTCGCCCACGAGGGTCTGGCCGGGGAGTCGCCGGAGGGCATTTCGGGCAACTACGGCCTGCTCGACCAGCAGGCGGCCCTGCGCTGGGTGCGGCAGAACATCGCGGCCTTCGGCGGCGACCCCGGCAACGTCACGGTCTTCGGCGAGTCGGCGGGCGGCGGCAGCGTCTGCCAGCACCTCGTCTCGCCCCGCGCCGCCGGACTCTTCGACCGCGCCATCGCCCAGTCGGGCTGCGGCTTCCCCCTGCCCACCCAGGAGTCGCAGCAGCGCACGGGCGCCTCCTGGGCCGGCTCCGTGGGCTGCGCCGACGTGGCCTGCCTGCGCGCCAAGCCCGCCGGCGAGCTGCTCACGGCCTCGACGGCCCCCACCGCCCGCTGGGTCCCCAACGTCGACGGCCGGGTCCTGCCGCTCCAGATCGCGGAAGCGCTGGAGAGCGGCCGCTTCCACCGCGTCCCCGTCCTCCAGGGGACCACGGCCGACGAGGGCCGCCTCACCGTGGCGACCACCTACGACCTGGCGGGCCGGCCCCTCACCGCGGCCGGATACCCGGTCGCCGTCCGCGCCCTCTACGGCGACCGCGCCGACGCGGTCCTCGCCCGCTACCCGCTGTCCGACCACGGCACCCCCGCCGAGGCCCTGGGCGCGGTGTTCACCGACTCCCAGTTCGCCTGTCTCCAGTCCCGCACGGCCCGGCTGATGGCCGGCCACACCCGGTCCTACCAGTACGAGTTCGCCGACCGGCACTCCATGGACCACCTGAACCTGCCGGTCAGTTTCCCGCTCGGCGCCCCGCACGGATCGGAGATCCGGTACGTCTTCGGCGGCGTCTCGGGCACCCCCGCCCAGAACGCCCTGGCGGCGAAGATGCTCGGCTACTGGACCAACTTCGCCCACACCGGCGTGCCGTACGCGGCGAACGCCCCGCGCTGGAACCAGTACCCGAAGGTGCAGGTGCTCGCCCCCGAGGCGATCACGGCGTCGACGACCTTCCCGCAGGACCACAAGTGCGACCTGTGGCTCCCGTCGGACCAGGCCCGCTCCTGACCGGCTCCAGCACCGCGTAGTCCGTGAAGCAGCGCCGGTAGCGCAGGTGCCGGGTCTCCCGGGTGTGCCCGCGCTGCCACTCCTCCACCTCCTCCGGGCCCCCACGCGGCCCGGAGGAGGCGCCGCAGTCGGCCTCGTCCCCCGACACGCAGCGCGCCTCGTACTCCGGCCACGCGGACGGGTCCTGGACGACCGTGAACGGCACGTACCGGAAGACGCGGCGCGGCGCGTGCGCCTGCCGCTGGTGCCGGGCCAGCAGTACGTCGGCG
This region of Streptomyces ambofaciens ATCC 23877 genomic DNA includes:
- the ccsB gene encoding c-type cytochrome biogenesis protein CcsB, yielding MTLAAATDLAAATNENLANISNTLIYSAMAVYTLAFFAYIAEWLFGSRSKVGRTAAALTATGETKARTGPAVTVQKAGGTAVLERPQVVVRSATGSRDVPDGPGAHGGTVQGDLYGRIAISLTALAFVIEFGGVLARALSVKRAPWGNMYEFNITFTTVAVGVYLALLVLKKNVRWLGLPLTTTVLLDLGLAVTVLYTASDQLVPALHSYWLYIHVSTAIFCGAVFYVGAVATIMYLFKDSFESKLASGGTPGRFAASVLDRLPAAASLDKFAYRVNAAVFPLWTFTIIAGAIWAGDAWGRYWGWDPKEVWSFITWVAYAGYLHARATAGWKGRKAAYLALLAFGCWLFNYYGVNIFVSGKHSYADVGLGALQSVGF
- a CDS encoding MerR family transcriptional regulator, with amino-acid sequence MTNDRRLRTVDLARQAGLSTQQIRNYEDAGVLPPADRTESGYRVFGERHRQALLTYRTLQKGYGPVAATRIMRTVHEGDVPGALALVDGAHAALHAERVSLRAASAALEELAREEPGPPPRSGGLRIGEVAALIGVRTSALRVWEAAGLLTPRRERGTGYRVFDPADVRDARLVHTLRGAHHLFEQIRPVLDGLRREGSSEALRAALGARGRALTARTRAMLAGAGALDAYLGYDRAE
- the resB gene encoding cytochrome c biogenesis protein ResB; its protein translation is MSDTTTGTTPTAAEDQDLGAAGSQLSTAPREEAPNLPSLGLVGWVRWFWRQLTSMRVALLLLLLLSLGAIPGSLIPQSGVDEMKVAEFRDRHDVLGPLYDKLGLFHVYSSVWFSAIYILLFVSLIGCIVPRTWQFVGQLRSRPPGAPRRLDRLPAYTTWRTGAEPEQVRAAALQLLGGRRFRAHTVGDAVAAEKGYVREAGNLLFHIALIVMLIAFGWGQLFKYEGNKLILEGDGFSNTLTQYDDFKSGNLFDPDHDLTPFSFSLKDFHGTYEASGPNRGTPRVYEAEVSYSEGAYGKERTTTIKVNEPLEIDGSKVYLTAHGYAPIVTIKDAKGNVVMDHEATALLPLDSNVTSSGAVMVRDGYRNAEGKKEQLGFNAFFLPTYGGEGSTMLSTFPALINPMLALSAYHGDLGVDAGFAKSIYQLDKTNLEEFKDSDGKLFKKQLKVGDTMTLPNGAGTVTFDGVQEWANFQVTEQPASGWALAGSVAAILGLAGSLFIQRRRVWVRAVQGPDGVTVVEMAGLGRSESAKVPEELGDLAAALYERAPDAPKNDDDTPDSPDTHVVPAEGAEK
- a CDS encoding condensation domain-containing protein — translated: MRLTDIHRCEIRPGHLVEWTLSPATVEVAAALPEDARPPAYIQESHIRTARSLRDDGLFVPTWLGTAFDLPGPVDLDVLQEALRAWTLRHETLRSGFRFSGGADDTMRRFTLDADAVALRREDVGDFPDATDLARHLQARFDGVADALRWPNLIYTAVVRDDGVSVYMAFDHSNVDAYSLYRIPAEVHELYRAGVEGRTLEEPPVGSYVDFCEAERAEADRIDGDHDIVARWREFIRRCDGRLPSFPVDLGLEPGGPLPEQRLLREPLVDAADAAAFEAYCRRHGGSLAGVLAATALAVHEIGGEPVYRTVVPFHTRSRSQWSESVGWYVGGAPIEVPAARAHDFPTALRTVRAELQANRRMSRMPIDRVLRLLGTDFRPVSPDLYSIVSYVDARGVPGAGHWPDLSAYALLRVSYGDQVCAWVTRLPEGLWFAARHPDTDVAHKNLSLYVERLRDIITGVARARP
- a CDS encoding carboxylesterase/lipase family protein, with protein sequence MSWPRRLRGALSGVILLSAVALTAVPTALATPAAAADAPTVTTRYGQVRGATGETTHDYLGIPYAAPPVGDLRWKPPAAPERWTGVRDATAPGNPCMQANSSTPWGDLAGPGTPSEDCLYLNVHTPTARSVTKRPVMVWIHGGGFTIGSGAFYDGGNLATRGDTVVVTLNYRLGAFGYLAHEGLAGESPEGISGNYGLLDQQAALRWVRQNIAAFGGDPGNVTVFGESAGGGSVCQHLVSPRAAGLFDRAIAQSGCGFPLPTQESQQRTGASWAGSVGCADVACLRAKPAGELLTASTAPTARWVPNVDGRVLPLQIAEALESGRFHRVPVLQGTTADEGRLTVATTYDLAGRPLTAAGYPVAVRALYGDRADAVLARYPLSDHGTPAEALGAVFTDSQFACLQSRTARLMAGHTRSYQYEFADRHSMDHLNLPVSFPLGAPHGSEIRYVFGGVSGTPAQNALAAKMLGYWTNFAHTGVPYAANAPRWNQYPKVQVLAPEAITASTTFPQDHKCDLWLPSDQARS